The window aagtgtgtaggcatatatatttgtgagaAGTGAGAACCCTAGAAAGGGAGGTAAGAAAATCACCAGATTAAAGAGTACTTGTGCTTATATGCTCTTTTGTCTCatctcttcctccttctccttctctatGGCATTAATCACATGATCACAGGAATAATGGAAGAAGTGAGAATTTTGGCCAAGTCTGTGTGTTTGCAAAGTTATATGGGCTCTAAAGCTCAAGGTTGTGAAATATGAGTACATAGAACATGACCTTTCCAACAAGAGTGAACTTCTGTTGCACTGTAATTCAGTTTACAAGAAGGTTACAGTCCTTCTTCACCGAGAAAAACCGATTTCCGAGTCGATTGTCATCCTTGAATATGTTGAAGAAACTTGGACAGAGAATTATTTGTTGCTTGAAGATGCTTATGATTCGAAAAAATGGTGGATTCGAatggaaatgaaaatgaaaatagagATTGGGTGGAGAGATCGAGAGAGAAGTAGAGAGATCAATTCAATTACAAAAATGGAGGAATTGTTTCTCTGCAAAGGAAAGATCGTGATGAGGCGGAGGGCTTGAGAAATGGAGATCGAGAAATAGAGATTAGGTGGAAAGAtcgagaaagggagagaggatTAAACGGAAAAAAGATTGTCGTTAGGGGTAGCCATTAAATAAActtattatttgatttttggttaagattcaaaattttgaaacacTTTTAGCTCTCGTTTGGATgcgcttttaaaataattgaaaccgttttttgtgaaaatgattttagaaccaatccttagtaaaaatgcaagtaaatcctgaaaaagcacttcaagtgcttcctagaagaagcacatacagaagcaccaattatgtgtttttggaatccaaaaaacattttctctaaatatgctttcaattattttaaaagtacattcaAAATAGCCCTTAATTAGCTTTGCTTATTTTTTATACTTCAAATATTTTAGCCGTCAAGATTATAAAGGCATACGTCCAATCCAATCAATGGCTCCACAACTCGCCAACCAACTCATCACCCTTTTGAACAAACAAATCAGTCGAACAAAGCGACGGTGCTGGTCTTTCCACGTTATCATGCAGCTCATCCTGCTTTCGATTATGGACACGTGGAAAGCCAGTCGTTCATCGTACACAAACCTCGCACGTGCAGAAACTCTACGATAACAGGCCAGATCAGTTAGTCGCACGTACGAAACGCTTCCTATATAAATTCACTCCGACTGTAATTTGGAAGGCAGAAGCTGCTCTGCTGAAACGAGAAAGAGCGAACCTCCCCTCCCTGGCTCGCCGGAATAATCCCAATTTCCAGGTTTGAAATATCtgccatttatttattttacaaaaaaactcaagatttctatttaaattaattattatttctgTTTTCTTGTTTCATTGTTTCATTGTGTGAGGATATTTTCAGTTAGATTGGTGATTTATAGTTTGATTAATTTTGCTTTGTGATCATCATTTTCAGTAATCCAATAGAAATGATCGTTTTTCCGGCGAATTCCGTTTCCAAGCTGACCTAGTAATCTGCCGAATAGCGTAGAGAAAGGGGGGAATCTCATTTTCGTTTTGCCAACTTGGGTTAAGGAGAATTCCATTATTTGTTGGTGGTCATGCCGTACCGTGTTCGTGAAAATCTATTCATCGGCAACATCAGCGATGCAGCAGAGATTCTCCAAAATGGTAGCACAGAGATCACGCATATTCTATCGCTTCTTAGTTCAGCGTCAATATCGTTTTTCTTCGAATGGAAGGGTTTAACAATTCCCACCACGGAAATTAAGAAGGTGTATGCTGGCGGGTCTGGTGGTGCCTCGGCTTCCGAGGGTGATTCCGGTGACGGGAAAAAAAGTTGTTCAGCGTCCGATAAGCTTCTGTACTTGTTGGAATATGCAGGCAAGGATTTGAAGCTGGTGAGAATGGGGGTTCCACTAAGAGATATGGAGAATGAAGATTTGTTGGATCATTTGGACGTGTGTTTGGATTTTATTGATAAGAGTAGAAAAGAGGGGTCTGTTTTGGTCCATTGCTTTGCTGGCGTGTCTAGAAGGTACTCATTATTTTGACCCTTTATCGTTCTTCTGTTTAGTTTTGTTCTGGTTCTCGTTAATACCTTCAAGCAGCTTGATTACCACAAGTGAACGTAGCTGCAGTTAGCTCTGTGTTGGTATTCATTCAACTTGATTCTAGGAACAACAAAGTTCTGTTTAAAGATACTTGTCCTCTTACCGAACGTTATGCAAATCCATTTCTTATAGCAAATCCACAATTGTTgaataaaaggtcgtacccagtgcacaaggctcccgctttacgcagggtctggaagaggtgaatgtcggctagccttacccccatttatggagaggctgctcccaagtctcgaacccgagacctatcgctcatgggcgaaggcacttgccatcgcaccaagtgcgacctctaaatCCACAATTGTTGAATGCGGACGATAAATTATCTTTGAACCCTTCATAAGGCTGAAACAGCATGTGAATTTTTTATAGTCTACCTGCTTTTACTGCGTGTCTTTTAATACTATTTTTGCTTGTTGGGACTGATAGTGTATCCTCTTctcttttgggttttatttttcttaaacatGTAAGTTTTGTTAGAAAAGTTAACAATTAGAGCTGCGCACAATTCTGCAAACATATATCGGAAATTGTCAAAAGGCCCACATGCTCTTAGTTTTTCCAGTTTTCTGAATCCAAATTTATGGCGTTTTCAACCTTATTTGCATGTGTCCATTGCAGTGCAGCTATCATTACAGCATACCTGATGAGAACAGAACATCTATCACAAGAAGGTGTGACAAATCCATTTTAAGTATTGCTAGTCTTCATATATAGCTTATTGCTGCTGTTGTATTTTTTTGAAATCCAAATAGTTCTTGTCAGTTTGAGATAAAAATAGTTTTGACAAGCGTGTATAACTTGAAGGGGTATAAAAATGTCTAAGTAATTGCCTTGGGCGAAAAATACAGCCAATTAATGCTTAACTGCTCAGACTTTAATCCCTTTCTTCCCTCATACGTATTCCTACAGATGCATTAAACTCCCTGCGGCAAATCTGCAAGTCTGTTTGCCCCAACGATGGTTTTCTTGATCAGGTGATGCAAGACTGTCTTATAACACTTAATGACATTACATTCTGATATACTCATTTGCAATTAGCCCATAATGAATTTTACTCTTCTATTTTATCCTCGCAGCTAAAAATGTATGAGAATATGGGCTTCAAGGTGGATCATGCCAGCCCCATATATAGGTCCTTTCACCTGAAAGTATTAGGTacactttcctttcttttttcttttctccaccTTCTCTCCCTCCCCCTCCACCTCTTTCCTTATGTCCCACATGATCTGTCTTAATGAAGGGATGATTGATACATCAtgttttcatgttttaattttttaaaattttgatgtaGGAGCTGATAAAAGAGTTCCATAGAGACTAGGCTATAATTCTTGTGCTTTAAGTGGCAAGTTATCATATTTCTGCTTTGCTTGAGTGTCATGTCATACTCATTATAAAACTTATTGTTAGAAAGATAGTAAGGAACATTGCCTTACCTATTTGGTTGTGCACCATTATAGGCTGGCAATGGATCATGCCATGTCTTTTGACCAGTTGAAAGCAATATATTTCACAAGCCCGACTATATAGAACCATGGGGTAATTAATCGCAATTTAAGCTTTATCTGTCATAGGTCTAAAGAAATTTTTTTCGAGAGAAGTGGATCaagtgttttttgttttccaaTATCAAAACTGCAACCTGTCTCCCCCTGCAGATGTTGAATCAACTTTTGGGTGGTTATTGCCCAATGAGTGTCTTTTAAGAAGTGTGAGGGATGGTGTTTTCGATGGAGTCAATGGTGGATTATTGCTCAACGGATGTCTTTGGGACCATGTGTTTCATTTTGATGCAGTCAGGTCAAATTTTTGATATATTTCGGCCTGCAAATAGGAGCATactttggtggatgttgtagtcCAACTTTGTAGCATATAGATAAAGTCTGTTTTGGATGGTAAATGGAAGAAACTCTGaaaggaactccacaacaacaaagccttttcccactaagtggggtcggttgTATGAATCCTAGTTCGCCATTGCACTCGGTTCTGTGCCACGTCTTCCGTTAGTTCCAAGTActctcaagtcttttcttagagtctcttccaaagtcttctTAGGTCctcctctactccttcggccatgaacctctgtcccgtaatcACATGTTCTGACCGGAGCGTCAGGAGGCCTttgtttcacatgtccaaaccactgtaactgattttctctcatctttccttcaatttcgtctactcctactttaccacagatatcctcattcctaatcttatcctttctcatgtgcccacacatccaacgaagcatcctcatctccgctaatGGAGTTGAGTTATAACCCTTAAACTAATCGTAATCGTAACGATAAAAATGCTTAGGAGTACTAACATTAAAACAGCTAAAATGATGCTACAGTACCGGTGAACTCTAGCTGAAAATGTCTTGTCCCCTCATCTACCACCTAACCTATTAACAGAAGAAAATAAATGTTTAGTGGAACAGCAGTGACAATTTTGGAAGGAATAGGAAGAAATTTTTCTTTATGTTCATTTACTATGTGCATCGTTTGGGTCAGCACTTACTATGTGCATCGTTTGGGTCAGCACAGGATATGCCATAACATACTCATTTTCGGTggagttttcaaatttattgGTAAATGTGAATTTCTGTTTCGCTGCTATAATTGAAATACGCCCCGTCATTTCAGGTGAATCTTATCATCGTGGGAATAGAATAGACAGTTCTATATTTGGAGCAGATCCTGGTGTGGCTACTGAAGTTGCCTCTGGAGTGGAAGCAACTTCAAATGAAGGAAAAACTGTTAAACCAGCTTTCCGCTGCAAGAAATGTCGAAGAGTTGTTGCATTGCAGGACAATGTTGTGGATCACATTCCGGGTGAGGGAGAGCAATCCTTCGGCTGGCGCAAGCGAAAAAGTAGCAACTCATATAACAAGTCTGAGGATTCTGAATCTGAATGTTCATCCATTTTTATTGAGCCTCTAAAGTGGATGGCAGCAGGTAAATTTACATCTCTCAATTCCTTTTTTGTAGGCTCCTGTCCTTGTGACCTGCTTTGATTAATTTGGATACTGAAGAATTGGATGAGTACTCTTCCATTTTTGTACCCGTATGACCTGCCTTTTCCATTGCCACAATAGTTAATCAAGCAAGTAGCGGACTGTTGTCGAATGGGATTTACTTGGTTtctttaatttgagtgttatgACATAATGACATAAATATTACCGTTGTTCAACTTGGATATTATATAATCAATTTGTAGCTTAAGATTCAATTAATTGTGAATTTATTAATTGCTGGTGGCATCTTCTCCATTACACAGTCGAAGAAGGTGCAATGGAAGGAAAGTTGTTCTGTGTGCATTGCGAGGCTCGCTTGGGTTACTTCAATTGGGCAGGCATCCAATGCAGTTGCGGAAGCTGGATCACCCCTGCCTTCCAGCTCCATAAAAGCCGAGTTGACGTCAGCACCATCTAATATCTGtcaaaaaaaaggagaaagggTCCAATACCTCTCCAAGGAATATTTAGAACTTTAGTAGTGCCAGAATACTGTGTAACAAGGTATAAAATTTCGGAGACAATCAGCTATCCACAGAGGAAAAGGAGTCTTGTTTATCAAGTTTTTCATACTGTGTACTGAGGTTTCAATTGAGCAGCTGCAGCCTGCAGCTAGAAAAATGCAGTGTTGATCTGTCTCATATAAGATTTTGGAGATTCGGGTTTTGTTTTTCGTTCTTTCGTACGGGAGCTCAGTTGGTGACTGAAAATGTTTCCATGGAGGTATGTTTGGCATGAACTGTTATGGTTACAACCAGAATTCAAGTCTGCTTTTTATCTCACTTGATTGATGTAGGGCATGTAATAACATGATAAGGTGGTACACGAAAGTACAAAATAACCTTTTCATCTGTTTCTGTTCAAAGTTCATGATGTTTGGTTAAAATGGTCCATTTGAGAAATTCACAGAACATGTCAGGTTGAGAGATTATCCAACAAAACGTTAAGAGCAAAGGCAGTTGAGATTAACAAaatgttttatgttttatcgCAAGTGACTCCTTACCACAGTAATGGAAATGAGTTGTGCCCTTGCATCTTGGCATGAGTTTGAATCTCATCAGCTCCTAATCTAACGTCTAATCTGACGAAATCTATTATTTGTATCAAATAGAAAATGACGTTTAAATCATGTCAattagattttgtttttgtaGTTTTGATTTCAAAACAATTCCGTTGGGCCTAATGGCGTACTGAGATTCAAACTTTTAGTAAAATGTTTGGGTAATTTTATTTACACCAAATTAATCTCtctttacacccaacttactttttattttcattttatttttaattgaactATCAATagctctttaaacccaaatttattactTAAACTACCATCACAAACCCAAtttaatatgtaaatttatttttacacccatctgaaaataaaaaaccaaaaaaatcaaagCATTCTCTCCTCTAACGTTCTCTCCTTCCAACCGTTGCTTTTGATGGAATCTCCATCACCCTCTATAGCGTTACTCTCTCAACTTAGTTTCGTATTTGTCAAGACTTGATAGTATTGGTCAATTTTCTCATTAGATTTGTTGAGAGGAAGTCCTTGAATTGCTGCTTAATCATTCGTTAAACTGTAAGAGCTAATTTCTAATATGATTGCAGCACAATGCATGTTCTTATTTGACATATCCTGGGTAGAATTTAAAGACTAAAGTTGTTTTAAGATGTTTTTGAAATTAGGCTCACGTGCCTCGTATGTTTTGCATACAAATTTATGTTCCCATGTTTACAATTTGAAAATATTTCGTAAgaccatttcttaattttctttttttaataagaCTCAATTTGGTTTAAGATTCAAAATTGTTTTTAAGTAATAAGCTAAAGTTTTGAGGTATACTTAGAATTTGGTTTTCAAGAACAGGCTTGCCGAACACAAATTTTTGATTTGGAACTCAAAAATTGTTTGAGCTTGAAATAATGAACCCAAGTCCAATACCAAATgggtcacttagtattacagtctagcagtatttctcttcacttgtaaatctTAGGCTTGTTTCTCGCAAAATGTGAGTTTGAAttatattattgttagcccattttGAGGCTAAGTCCACTCCCTctctttaatgtagataatatcgtttgttaaagaaaaaaagTCAAGTTTTGGAGGCAGTAGTCTCAGCGTAGTCCAAGTTTGCAAACCTACAAGCTTTTTGGGAGTCTTAATGAAACACTCCTAATACTATTTATAAGATTTTCATGAAATGACTCTAATATAGAATTGTGGTTAATGAATATTTATCAAGATagccaaactctaatagtaaggcTGAGATAACTTCTACTACATTATGCTTCTTCTGATGCTTATAATAAAATGTGATAgtctaaaatctctcatgttaatcATGGCCACAACTATACTAACAtctggtttacaaatacaacTCTCTATATTATCACAAAGACACGGTGAATAtatctttgtaataatattcatccctggtttggatcaaagatggactgACACAAAGCACAttataattgtaattgtaactctttcatgGACTGATATTCTGCTcatgatctcattttgcatatctggtgacattattcttaattttccttttgaaatttcttctaataagaTATAATCTATTTTTAATCTAATGGTATATTTCTACGAAATCtttcatatctttcttgtttttctttatcAGATGCTGATGCTGCTCATTTATTTGATGCTACTGcatttcactatcttcatccaAGAGCTTAAtcttaatctctctctctctctcttttatgGGCTCATTAGCCTCTTATTCTATGGGCTCAAtaacttctttttctttattcttataCTGATCAGTTTCTATGCctatttttaattctcttttcaGGGTGTTACTTGCATTTTGTTGCATTATAAGAGATTGGAGTTGTTCATTTTGGTGAACTGATTAAGCAATGCCTTATGGTCTCTAGAAAGGGCTTGGAGCTTGTgttcaagagaatgaatatgatgctagttttgatgaagattaaaattaaaactatcaaactcttgttctaAAGCTCTAATTAAGttttcatgacctaacctcatgCTTGACTGCTTGAtttaaacatttcaaaaatTATCTAAAGGAACCTGTTGTCTATCAGTGAGTCTTGATACCCTTGACCTATACCTCAAAGTTGGATTTTTGATTCCTTCAACTATAGTGTCATTAAAGTTAAAGGTGGGTACTGATGGTGATGCTGGTCTACTTATTACTATTTTGAAATCTACTAAATGATGGAGGTCCATGCTAGTCTTCTGCCTTGTGATCTTGTGCTATTTGAGAATGATGGTCCACAATATTCCCTTCATGTTCAATTAATTAGTCTTGATAAAATATCAGCTAATGTATTATCACTACCTTtatatatgttaaaaaaattggtttaaaatcatttcctgtaattgaatcaacaaaattgaCCCATCTTCGGGCTGCCTATTTATTAGTATGTATCTTATTGtaatgagaaactatattttgacagTCAGTTCTTATTGTAAATACTtcactatgtaaaaataaagaaaatgcttcaACTAAGttaattattcctaaaatttctaaatctgttACTGGTAATCTTGATTGTACATCAGTATATTTTCCTGATGAATATTTACAAACTTGTTCATCAGACTTTGATGTTTCCTTATGTTTTTTATGATATAGTATTCCTGCCCATCCTAGTGATGATGCATATGTTTCAACTATCTtgtaactatcatctaatgACAATGTTAATAGCTTAAGCTttgtaatttcttcttttatattttgaactagAATCTTCAATATTAAAATACTTTTTGTCCTGctttgctagttttactatgtaatactgctatttttcttcctaaattaGGGATAAAGTTTATATTAATATTGTTATGTTTTGCTTgttttactatgtaatactgCTAATTGAAGTATTACAACTTTTACTTGTCTAGCATGACATTTTGAGTGGCTTGTTATGTCATTTGGCCTTAAAAATGCTCCgttgatctttcaaagaaagatggatcaaattttcaaaacatatgataatttttttagctaaatttaaaactaattggataattaaattattttgtctAATAGGGATATTACCACTAGCTATTGGTGCTGAAAAGTTTGTTTGACctactggttctttatctaacttactaatttctttcaaagcttggaTATATTTTCTATTTGTTCTAGAACcggtcattaaactaataatctATCTATTTTTTATGTACCTTATCTACTTATTCACTCAAATCTTTCTGCACTAATTGGATTTTTTGTACTTCTAATTTTAAttgctcaactatttctaatgatctaagttctacttgcttAGACTTACTATCTATAAGGTCAATaagctcttttatctctcttttgctaggaaatCTAGATTTTGCCTAATagtttttatggaatttttctgaaaatattcaaacaactaatttaataaataattatgcttattattttctagtttatattttttttcttgactaataataagatttacaatactattggcttgtggattttcttcactatgtaaatatatgattatgctttcttaatgggaaaataacaaactaaactactttagtctaaagtaatttttgttttttgtggttcagtaatttctaaattaagataatctatcataaactacaatCTTTCTTTCTCTAAGATTATGGCTAATTGTTTCTTAAAAACTCTCCTTCTTCTCTCAGAGTCTCTAAAGTATGATATGTTGCTCTTTTTGCTTCAAATACGTTATGGTACACTTCTGTGTTTTTATATTTACTAATAAATAAAGGGTGTTCAAGATAACCAAAATAAAACTTCTGTTTCTTCAAAGTCTTGCTAATTCTATTAGAAATATTGCTAATTTTCTTTCTATGCTAGTTATAGTTGGGTGTCTAAGACGATAAATATCTGGTGGTTGTTGTTGACATGGTCTACAAGGACAATAATAGCTAGTGTTCTTACAAAATTAAACAAGTGTGTGATATCAGTTATGTTTATAATTTCCGTCCTCAAGGTACcttactattataattatactattaaaatacTAAACTTAGCTCTGATACTAAATTCGAAAAGCAAAGGCCCGGTTAAATAGTCGGATGGCCgttataacaactagacataaaaccttgcacatggaacttGACATGTTTTAACATGATGGCCACTCACAATGTAGGTATAAGGCTTTAAAGGCTAAACTCAGAGGTACATTGgttaatgtccagttatttgtatggaaaacattcaactataacaaagtattcgaacaaagtatgatcgtcagtttagtaggttaataatataactacgATAGTGTTTTCCTGTTTTGGATTGTAAGTATAATTAAACAAATACACtatacaaagaaagaaaacttacttaatacttaagacttggagatCGTTTGAATATAtacacttgaatttttattaaTGTATAAAATGTTTACAAAGAAGTAAGCAAAGGGAGCAAGAAGGCTAAGAGAGCTAACGGCTTTGTCTGTATGTATGATAGTCGTGTTGGTGTGATGTGGTATGTAGGTGTGGTGTATTTACAATGAGAGAAAACTTATCTTTTATACAGGCGTCTCTTTGGGTGCTTGTCAACTTTTTCTTGATTTATCACTTTGCTTCCACTGTTTCTGAATTTGCTGAAAATGTCAGCATGGTTTCTGAAACGTGGACTAAAttatttgtcttctttttgCTTTGtctccttttgcttttgttttgatAATGGTCATGTGAACTTGCTGCATGCCTTGTCTCTGTGGAACCCATACTTGTCATTTTTTCTTTATGCCCATTTTATGTATTATAACAATCTTTTGTCCTGATGAATAAACACAGTTTTTAGGGGTCTTTTATCAGTTTTCCAACTTTTTTATGCTAGTTTGTAAGGGTTAAgatttgggtgtgtgtgtgtgtgtgtgtgtgtgtgtgtgtgtgtgtatgtgtgtgtgtctatatatataagatgtgatatccacacaccccattttacttctcacacaccctttctaattttcgaccgtcggatcgaatgaattgaagaagatcaacagacagaaattaacaaggattGTGTGataagtaatttggggtgtgtggatagcacaccccatatatatataataacgaTGAGGACAATTATACCAAGGGCAATGATGATTAGGGTTGAATGAATTGTTAATTGAATTATGTGGAACTTGATGCGGAGGATAACCAGGATTAAAAATGTCATGAAACCGACTGTTATAAACAAATAGaaacaatcaaacaaatgaTTGATCGGTGTTTACCTTGGACTTAAGGTATTCGATGAATTGATTGTGAGTAAGAATTTTATGCCATTCAAAATCAGTTGTTATGAAAATAttcttcataatgaaaataatgaattcaaagtagtgatgcatatatatttgaaaataagttttattGAAAACTTATTTAATGACTTACGATTGATTTACTAACGATTGAGTCAACAAATTGAAATGAAAGTAAGGGTATTGGTGCACGCAGGCATCCTTGATTTTAGAACTAaaagtatttataatttttaactGGGAAATTAATAGTTGAAATCGTCTTCTGTTCTTGTGAATACACAAAAAGTTCAACCTCCCGTCATCAGATGAAGGCTTTCTCTTAAATAGATTGAAGATTGTTGATGATTAAAGCGGGAAATCTGGCTGCATCGTGAGCTGGAAAAATGCTAAAGCTGATTACTGAAGGAGCATGAGGCCATAATTGGGGACATaatgatggatgaatagtaaaaagtgattttactattcatgaatagtgtcTTGTCTGGAATGATTGTTGATAATCGCTACTGCTTTCGGTACTGATTTTGACGTATTTCCTATTGGAATCACATGCCGAGTAACTGTTTGTTCACATGGGTTTATTACAATTCAAATGGGTCATGGGAATCCTGATAATTTGCCCACTTAGCTTTTTGACTTACTAAGTCGGCTGGTTGCTGTGAGGATGCATCTGAAGATTCCGAGTCTGAGTCTTCTGTGTGGAGCATCGCTGCTTTTACAAGTAATTGTTGGGCTAGGTCTTTGAGCTGGGTggatttttccttcttttgtaaACTTAATGACTTAGATGACTTGGCTATACATTTGAGAGATGATGAAGGACTAATGTCTGATAAAGATTGTTTTGGGATGATTGGCAATACCGTTTTTTATTGAACCGAAATAGCTGGAACTGGAGTTGCTGGGATACCTGGAGCTGGAGTGATGGGAAACTCCGAGAGGACCAAATTGATGATCTTCTGATGGTTGAACTTATCCCACCATTTGATTGATCTTGAATGGTAAACTTCACCTGTTTCGACTTCATAATCCATGGGACTTTGTACTTGGCCATGAATAATGGGAGAAGTGTAATCCTATAGTTGAATCGGCTTCTTTCAAATTTTTACTGGAAACCAGCTGAGATGACTTGCATAAGTTTGTCTGGTAGGAGACTGGCTGTTGGGCTATGAATTGACCACCATTTTGGGAACCATGCAGGAAAATTTAGTCTgaaacttttgtcaaaattaataaaccatgaatgattAAAGTCTTCTGGCTGATGGAGAAAGATGTTAGTCCATACTTGGATATAAtcgaaataattataatgattaTTGGGAATAAAAACATTCtgtgaatgaagatgcttggttTGATAAGGGGGGAGTCCCTATTCTGATTTTATTAAAAACTTTCCAATGTAAAGAGAATGGTaaatgattttgttttcatgggtTTTGCTATAGAGAGGTTTGATTGAAATGGACTTAGTTTCATTGAGGATGGCTTGATAATATTTGAGATTTTTGTAAGATTCA is drawn from Malus domestica chromosome 14, GDT2T_hap1 and contains these coding sequences:
- the LOC114820992 gene encoding uncharacterized protein is translated as MPYRVRENLFIGNISDAAEILQNGSTEITHILSLLSSASISFFFEWKGLTIPTTEIKKVYAGGSGGASASEGDSGDGKKSCSASDKLLYLLEYAGKDLKLVRMGVPLRDMENEDLLDHLDVCLDFIDKSRKEGSVLVHCFAGVSRSAAIITAYLMRTEHLSQEDALNSLRQICKSVCPNDGFLDQLKMYENMGFKVDHASPIYRSFHLKVLGESYHRGNRIDSSIFGADPGVATEVASGVEATSNEGKTVKPAFRCKKCRRVVALQDNVVDHIPGEGEQSFGWRKRKSSNSYNKSEDSESECSSIFIEPLKWMAAVEEGAMEGKLFCVHCEARLGYFNWAGIQCSCGSWITPAFQLHKSRVDVSTI